One genomic region from Kwoniella dejecticola CBS 10117 chromosome 1, complete sequence encodes:
- a CDS encoding elongation factor G, mitochondrial, translating to MSSLPRLSSRIRSPIISSSSASSSSTLIRPTVLTRKPILSPAPPSSISPLGKSRSLSSSPISIASMSPSLSPKRLFSTSIRAQEEEKPKEEWPDRVLPVLKETDVKRLKRQRNVGISAHIDSGKTTLTERILYYTGRIRDIHEVRGRDAVGAKMDSMELEREKGITIQSAATFADWVSPPPPTELAEGATLFGTGSEEGKEKYSINIIDTPGHVDFTIEVERALRVLDGAVLVLCAVSGVQSQTITVDRQMRRYNVPRLAFINKMDRAGSNPFRVIQQLRGKLKMNAAALQVPIGAEGDFHGVVDIVRMKALYNEGVKGNQVVETDVIPDSVRALAEEKRAELIEQLSEADETLCDLFLNESPISELDIAQALRRATVALKFTPVFMGSAIKNTGVQALLDGVCQYLPDPNEVHNQALDAALPSHAPPVPLVPAAEAPLVGLAFKLEEGRYGQLTYMRVYQGELKRGSVIYNARTGKKVKVPRLVRMHSDEMEDVEAIGAGEICAMFGVECSSGDTFNDGSTTFSMTSMFVPEPVISLSIRPEGNETPNFSRALNRFQKEDPTFRVHVDSESQETIISGMGELHLDIYVERMKREYNVACVTGKPRVAFRETITEESKFNYTHKKQSGGSGQFGRVIGKLEPMEMDSETNKDTAFENRIIGGNIPNQFIPAIEKGFQEALDRGLLTGHPISGCKFVLEDGSAHSVDSNELAFRLAAIGAFREAFQKSKPVILEPVMTVEVVAPIEFQGNVIGALNQRKGTIVDTEVRDDEFTLTAEVALNDMFGYSSQLRGMTQGKGEFSMEYKNHQPVMPNVQRDMMEAFRKKQLGK from the exons ATGTCGTCTCTCCCTAGACTGTCCTCTAGGATCCGATCACCTATAATATCGTCCTCATCGgcgtcgtcatcatccacatTGATCCGACCGACCGTCCTGACTCGAAAACCGATCctttcacctgctcctccGTCTAGCATCTCGCCGCTTGGCAAATCCCGTTCTCTCTCCTCCtcacccatctccatcgcctCGATGAGTCCCAGCCTCAGCCCGAAAAGGCTTTTCAGCACTTCGATCCGTGCacaggaggaggagaaaccGAAAGAGGAATGGCCGGACCGGGTATTGCCTGTCTTGAAAGAGACCGATGTCAAGCGATTGAAGAGGCAACGAAATGTCGGAAT ATCCGCACATATTGATTCGGGTAAAACGACACTGACAGAACGAATCTTGTACTACACCGGACGAATTCGAGACATACACGAAGTACGAGGACGAGATGCCGTAGGAGCCAAAATGGATTCTATGGAATTAGAACGAGAGAAGGGAATTACAATTCAATCAGCAGCGACTTTCGCAGATTGGGTATCGCCTCCGCCCCCGACTGAATTAGCTGAAGGCGCTACTTTATTCGGCACGGGTTCCGAGGAAGGTAAAGAGAAATACTCGATCAatatcatcgataccccCGGACACGTAGACTTCACCATCGAAGTTGAGCGTGCGCTAAGAGTCTTAGATGGAGCTGTACTGGTGCTTTGTGCGGTATCGGGTGTGCAGAGTCAGACGATAACGGTAGATCGACAGATGAGGAGGTATAATGTCCCTAGATTGGCGTTCATCAATAAGATGGATCG AGCTGGATCGAATCCTTTCAGAGTGATACAACAGCTCCGAGgcaagttgaagatgaatgcTGCTGCGTTGCAAGTACCCATCGGAGCGGAAGGGGATTTCCACGGAGTAGTCGATATTGTCCGGATGAAGGCTCTGTACAACGAGGGTGTAAAGGG AAACCAAGTGGTTGAGACCGATGTCATACCCGATTCTGTTCGAGCTTTagcagaggagaaacgaGCCGAGCTTATCGAGCAACTATCAGAAGCGGATGAGACCTTGTGCGATCTTTTCCTGAACGAATCACCCATCTCCGAAttggatatcgctcaagCCCTTCGACGTGCGACTGTTGCCCTGAAGTTCACACCGGTGTTCATGGGTTCAGCCATCAAGAACACGGGTGTCCAAGCTCTTCTCGATGGTGTATGTCAATACCTCCCTGATCCTAATGAAGTGCACAACCAAGCGCTCGACGCTGCTTTGCCCTCCCACGCTCCTCCCGTCCCGCTTGTGCCTGCTGCCGAAGCGCCTTTGGTCGGATTAGCCTTcaagttggaagaaggacgatATGGCCAATTGACGTATATGCGGGTATACCAAGGAGAATTGAAGAGGGGAAGTGTGATTTACAACGCGCGAACAGGaaagaaagtcaaagtccCCAGATTGGTCAGGATGCATTCGGACGAAAtggaagatgtggaagctATTGGCGCGGGAGAGATTTGCGCGATGTTTGGTGTAGAGTGTTCGTCTGGAGACACTTTCAACGATGGATCTACTACGTTCTCAATG ACATCGATGTTCGTTCCGGAACCCGTTATCTCCCTATCGATCCGACCTGAGGGCAATGAAACCCCCAATTTCTCGCGAGCTTTGAATCGATTCCAAAAAGAAGATCCTACCTTCCGAGTGCACGTTGATTCCGAGTCtcaagag ACAATCATCTCTGGAATGGGAGAATTGCACCTGGATATTTACGTCGAACGAATGAAGAGGGAATACAACGTTGCCTGCGTGACCGGTAAACCCCGAGTAGCGTTCCGAGAGACGATAACGGAGGAGAGTAAATTCAACTACACCCACAAGAAACAGTCTGGAGGATCCGGTCAATTCGGTCGAGTCATCGGTAAATTAGAACCTATGGAGATGGACAGCGAGACGAACAAAGACACGGCGTTTGAGAATAGGATTATCGGGGGTAACATCCCTAACCAGTTCATTCCTGCTatcgagaag GGATTCCAAGAAGCGCTCGATAGGGGATTGCTTACCGGTCATCCGATCTCAGGCTGTAAATTCGTCCTTGAAGATGGATCTGCTCATTCGGTAGACTCCAACGAGCTGGCTTTCAGGCTAGCAGCCATCGGAGCGTTCAGAGAAGCTTTCCAAAAATCGAAACCCGTAATCCTTGAGCCAGTCATGACTGTCGAAGTTGTTGCTCCGATTGAGTTCCAAGGGAATGTTATCGGGGCATTGAACCAGAGGAAGGGGACGATCGTAGATACCGAAGTGAGGGATGACGAGTTCACGTTGACGGCTGAAGTGGCGTTGAATGATATGTTTGGGTATTCGAGTCAACTCAGAGGTATGACCCAAGGTAAAG GTGAATTCTCGATGGAGTACAAGAATCACCAACCCGTCATGCCCAACGTCCAGAGGGATATGATGGAAGCGTTCAGGAAGAAACAATTAGGTAAATAA